The nucleotide window GGAGGGGCGTGCGCTGGCGGACGGGGCGGGCATGCGGTTCCCGGTGTCGGGCGCGACGCTGGGCGGCGGCCCGGGCGCCAGCCTGTTCCTCGGGCTGAAGGACGGGATGGCCTGGTTCGCTGCCGACGCGCGGCACCATCCGGTGGACGCGCCTTCCCGGATCGACCTGCGCCGCGCGGCGGCGGCATGGTCCGCCTTCGACGCCGGCGTGTTCGCCATGGCGCGCGCGCTGCTGCACTGGCAGTCCGCCACGCGCTTCTGCAGCGCCTGCGGCGGGGCCATCACCTTCCGGCGCGCGGGCTACATCGCCCATTGCACGCACTGCGGCAAGGACCACTATCCACGCGTCGACCCGGCGGTGATCGTCGCCGTCAGCGATGGCGAGCGTCTGCTGCTGGGTCGGCAGGCGGCCTGGCCGCCCAGGCGCTACTCGGTGGTCGCCGGCTTCGTTGAGCCGGGCGAGACGCTGGAACAGACCGTGGTGCGCGAGGTGCTGGAAGAGACCCAGGTGCGCGTGCGGCACTGCCGCTATCTGGGCTCGCAGCCCTGGCCGTTCCCCGGCGCGCTGATGCTCGGCTTCAGCGCCGTCGCCGAAGCGGATCCGCCGCAGGTCGATGGCGAGCTGGAGGACGCGCGCTGGTTCACCTTCGACGAGATCGACGCGGCACTGGCCCGCGAAGGCAACGACGACGGTGCGGGCCTGCTGCTGTCGCCTTCCATCTCCATCGCGCGCGCCCTGATCGAACATTGGCATGCCGGCATGCGGGCATGCCGCGTGGATGCCCCGACGCTCGCCGAGACCGGGCATTAACAGGCGGCGGGACTAGAATCCCCGCACCGGAGGAACCGCATGTCGATCACGCTTGTCGCTGTCGTGCTGGCGCTGGTGCTGGGCCACGTCGCCCCCTCCCTGGTCGCCGCCTTCCGCCAGTACGCCTGGTACGACGCATGGTTGCGCTGGTTGGGCGAGGGCGGGCGCGACAGTGCCGGATTCCAGGGCGGCCGCTACGGCATCGCGCTGGCGCTGGCGCCGGTGCTGCTGGTGGTCGCGCTGCTGCAGTGGCTGCTGGACGGTCCGCTGTACGGCCTGATCGGCCTGCTGTTCGACATCGTGGTGCTGGTATATGCCTGGGGCCCGCGCGATCTCGACGTGGACGTGGAAGCCATCATCGACGCGCACGATGCGCCGACGCGGCGCGCCGCCATCGCGCGCCTGGGCCTGACCGGCGAAGCAGCGGCACTGGACGGTCCGGCGCTGGTCGAAGCGGTGTTCGCCAATGCCCTGCGCCGCTGGTTCGGCGTGCTGTTCTGGTTCCTGCTGCTGGGTCCGGCGGGGGCGCTGCTCTATCGCCTGTCCTCGCTGGCCGTCGACGGCGAGTCGGCGAGCGAACTGCCGGAACAGACCCGAGCGGGCGCACGCGCGCTGCTCACGGCCCTGGACTGGCCGGTGGCCCAGCTGATGACGCTGGCGATGGCGCTGGTGGGCAACTTCGACACGGTGTTCTCGGCCTGGCGCGAAGCGGGCGGGGCGCGGTTGCGCCTGGATACCGGCTTCCTGGGCAGCGTCGCGCGCGCCAGCGTACGCGGCGAACTGGCGGAAGAGGCCGAGGAGTACGCCGAGGAGGGCATGGTGCAGGCCATGCGCGAACTGCCCGAGCTGCGCGACGCGATGAGCCTGGTGTGGCGCATCCTGCTGCTGTGGCTGGCGGTGCTGGCGGTGTTCGTGATCGGCGGTTGGGTGGGCTGACCCGCGACATGGAAAGGCCCGCCGAAGCGGGCCTTTCCACCAGGGGTTGATGCCCCCGGTTACTGCGAGAGGGCCGCCATGCCGCCCATCGCGAAGATGAAGATGATGTAGAGCACCACCAGGGACACGCCGGCGATCGCCGACCACATGGCCCACTTCTTCGCCTTGTCCGAGGCTTCCTGCGCGCCCGCGACGTCGCCGGCGGCCAGCTTGCCGTTGACCTGCGCCGCGAACACGATGGAGACGATGCCCAGCGGCAGGCAGCAGAACAGCGTGGACAGGATCGCCCACACGAGATTGTTGGGGACGTAGGACGGGCTGGTGTTCAAGCGAAGGATCTCCGGGTGGATGGAGTGGAAGAAAGAGGGGTGGCCGCGGCGCGCTGCTCAGCCCGGGGCCAGCATCGAGAAGGGGAACCAGGGCAGGTTGCGCGCGATCCAGTAGGCCGGCAGCAGGACCAGCCAGAACCGCGGCGCCAGCAGCACGCGCATGACGGGCTCCAGCGTGCGCGGGCGCCAGCCCTGTCCATGCGCGATCATCATCGGGATGGCGGGCAGCAGCAGCATGGCCAGCGGGTTCATCGTGAACGCGCGCGCCAGATCGCCGTGGACCAGCGCATGCAGCGCGCGGGTCAGCCCGCAGCCGACGCAGAAATAGCCGGTCAGCGCACGGAACATGCAGCCCGGGAACGGGCTGTGGGCCGCGTTCGGATCGAATTCCCGCAACAGCCAGACGCCGACGGCGGCCGCAAGGGCCGCCGCCGTCAGCGCCAGATAGTGCGGGGCACGCAGTGAGGTCACTGCGACTGCTGGATCTGTTCCATCATCATCATGTACTGCTCCATGCCGCCGGTGGCGAACATGGCGATGTTGATCAGCAGGCCGATGATGGCGAACGCGGTGGCGACCCAGCACCAGGTCTTGGCATTGGCCGACGCACGCTGCGCGCCTTCCAGGTCGCCCTGGTTGAGCTTGCTGTTGACCTGCGTGGAGAACACGATGGCGACGATGCCGATCAGGCCGAGCGGGCAGCACAGGCAGGTGGCCAGCACCGTGGACACGATGGCCCATGCCAGGTGATTGGGCACGTTGCCCGGTGCGGCGGTCGAAGGCATGGGAGGTACGGCGCTCATGCAGGCGTTCCTTGTAAGTGGAGGAGAGATCGTGCGAGCCGGCTTACATGCCGCTCAGGCCGCCCAATAGTGCCAGACCGCCGAACAAAAAGAACCACAGCGCGATCAGGATGGGGGCGATCAGCGCCGACGCGATGGCCCAGTTCAAGGCCTTGCGCGAGGCCTCCTGCGCGCCGGCCAGATCGCCCGCGGCGCGCTTGCCGTCCACCTGTGCGGCGAACACGATGGAGACGATGCCCAGCGGAAGGCAGCAGAACAGCGTGCTGAGGATGGCCCACACCAGATGGTTGGGAACGTAGGGGCCTGGCGTGACGGGCGGGACGGCGCTCATGACGGTTCTCTTGCGGCGGGAAGACGGACGGGGACGTCCACCGCAGGCGGCAGGCACGTGTAGCGAACGAGGATCCCCGCGGACAGCCTAGCCGGGATGGCGGCCGGGTGGAAGCATCACGCCGCGTCGCCGCGCAAGGCGCGCACGCGGGCCTCCAGTGCGTCGGCGGTGGCCGTCGCGCCGTCCATCGGCTCGCCCGCCATCACCTCCACGTGCGCGCGGAAGCGGCGCGGCACGCGCATGCGGCCCAGGCGCGTATCGCGCCGGCTCCACATGCTGGCCCACATCCCCTTCAGGGCCATGGGCACCACCGGCACCGGGCGGCGTTCCAGGATCTTCTCCACGCCGGACTTGAAGGCGGCGATCTGGCCGTCCTTCGTCAACGCGCCTTCGGGGAAGATGCCCACGATCTCGCCCGCCGCCAGCGCCGCGTCGATCTCCTCGAAGGCGCGGCGCATCAGCTCCGGGTCCTCCTTCGCGCCGGCGATGGGGATCGCCTTGGCGGTGCGGAAGATCCAGCTCATCACCGGGATGTTGAAGATCCGGTAGTACATGACGAAGCGCACCGGCCGAGGGATGGTGGCGGCCAGGATCAGCGCGTCCATGTAGCTGACGTGGTTGCACACCAGCAGCGCCGGGCCCTCGTCCGGCACGTTCTTTTCGATGCCGTGCAGGCGCAGCCGGTACAGCGTGCGCACCAGCAGCCAGCTGAGGAAGCGCATCAGGAACTCGGGCACTATCGTGAAGATCCAGACCGCCACCACGGCGTTGGCGATCGCCAGCGCCAGGAACATCTGCGGGCTGCTCCAGCCCAGCCCGCGCTGCAGGGCCAGCCCGGCCAGCGCGGCCAGCACGATGAAGCCCGAGTTCTGGATGTTCAGTGCGGCGAACACGCGCGCCATCTGCGAGGCGTGCGTGCGGCTCTGGATCAGCGCGAACAGCGGCACCACGAAGATGCCGGTGAACAGGCCGATCCCCAGCAGGTCCACGATCAGGCGCGCACTGCCGGGCTGGCGCACGAACTGCGCCAGCTCCAGCCCGCCCACGGGCGCAAGGCCGGGGCGCGCGAAATACAGGTCCAGCAGGAACGCGCTCATGCCGAACGCGCCCACCGGCACCAGGCCGATCTCCACCGTGCGGCCGGACAGTTTTTCGCACAGCAGCGAACCCACGCCGGTGCCGATGGAGAACAGCGCCAGCGCGAACACGTACAGCGTGGCCGAATCGGCCGGCCCGCCCAGGTGGAGCTGCGCGTAGGTCGGCAGCTGCGAGGTCAGCAGGGTGCCGAAGAACCAGAACCACGACACGCCCAGGATGGCATTGCGCACGGCCAGCTGCTGCTTGGCCATGCGCAGCACCGCCAGCGACTCGGGAATCGGATTCCAGTGCACCTTCAGGTCCGGCGCGCCCGCATCCATGCGCGGGATCATCCGCGACAGCACGTTGCCGAGCACGGCCAGCAGCACGATGGCGATGGCGGCGGCCTGCGGGCCATGCGCACCGGCCACCTGGAAGATCATGCCGCCGGCGATCATGCCGCACAGGATGGAAATGGACGTGCCCATCTCGACCAGGCCGTTGCCGCCGGTCAGTTCCTCCGGCTTGAGGATGGCCGGCAGCACGGAGTACTTCACCGGCCCGAACAGCGTGGACTGCACCCCGGTGCAGAACAGCGCCACCAGCAGCAGCGGCAGGTTCTGCAGCAGGAAGCCCACCGCCGCCAGCGACATGATCACGATCTCCATGGTGGTGGTGATCACGATCAGCCGCTGCTTCTCCAGCTTCTCGGCGATCTGGCCGGCGATGGCGGAAAACAGGAAGTACGGCAGGATGAAGATGGCGGGCGCCACGATGGCGTACAGCGCGCGGTCCTCGGTGCTGGCGCCCAGGAAGATCAGCAGGCCGATGATGGCCTGCCGGTACACGTTGTCGTTGAAGGCGCCCAGGGCCTGGACGGTGAAGTAAGGCAGGAACCGCCGTTGTGTCAGCAGTGAGAACTGGCTGTAGCCGGACATGCGCCCTCCGTGGGTTGCGCGCAGCCTAGCAAATCGCGGTGACGCTGCCAGCCGGCGCGCCCGACAGTGTTCCGTCTGCGGCGTTGATGCCGCCCGGTGGCGGGCGGATAGTGGCGCCCCCCACGTCCTTGATGTCCCCCGCCATGAGCCTTCTGTTCTCGCCGCTCGACTTCGGGCCGCTGCGCCTGTCCAACCGCATCGTCATCGCGCCGATGTGCCAGTACTCCGCCGAGGACGGACGGGCCACCGACTGGCATGCCTTCCACTGGCCCAACCTCGCCCAGTCCGGCGCCGGGCTGGCGATCGTCGAGGCCACCGCGGTGTTGCCGGAAGGCCGCATCAGCTGGGCGGACCTGGGCTTGTGGGACGACACCACCGAGGCCGCGTTCGCCCGCGCGCTGGCGGCGACGCGCCGCTATTCGAAGATGCCGCTGGGCGTGCAGCTGGCGCACGCCGGGCGCAAGGCGTCCACGCATCGCCCGTGGGAGCACGGTGGCGCGCAGATCGCGCCGCAGGCGCCGCACGGCTGGCAGACGGTGTCGGCATCGCCGCTTCCCTACGGCGCGGGCCAGCATCCGCCGCTCGCGCTGGACCAGGCCGGCATCGACGCCGTCATCGCCGCCTTCGCCGCGAGCGCGCGCCGTGCCGCACGCCTGGGCCTGGACCTGGTGGAGATCCATGCCGCGCACGGCTACCTGCTGCACCAGTTCCTGTCGCCGCTGGCCAACCAGCGCGACGACGCCTACGGCGGTCCGCTGGAGAACCGCATGCGCCTGCTGCTGCAGGTGTTCGATGCGGTCAAGGCCGCGGTGCCCGCCTCGATGGCGGTCGGCGTGCGCATCTCCGCCACCGACTGGGTGGACGGCGGCTGGGACCTGGCGCAGAGCCTGGTCCTGGCGAAGGCGCTGCAGGCGCGCGGCAGCCACTTCATCCATGTGTCCAGCGGCGGCCTGCATCCGGCGCAGAAGATCGAACCGGCGCCGGGCTACCAGGTGCCGTTCGCCGAGGCGATCAAGCGCGAGGTGGACGTGCCGGTGATCGCCGTCGGCCTGATCACCACGCCGCAGCAGGCCGAAGCCATCCTGCAGCAGGCCCAGGCCGATGCGATCGGCATCGCCCGCGGCATCCTCTACGACCCGCGCTGGCCCTGGCACGCAGCCGCGGCGCTGGGCGAGCGGATCGCCATCGCGCCGCAGTACCTGCGCAGCGCGCCGCGCGAGTACGCGGCCAGCTTCGTGCAGGCGCCGTAGGGCTCAGGCGTCCGCGCGTTCGCGCGCGATCGCGCGCCAGCCGATGTCGGTGCGGTGGAACTCGTGGGTCCATCGCACCTTAGCGACGCCCGCGTATGCGTTGCGCTGCGCCTCGGAGACCGACCCGCCCAGCGCGGCCACGCACAGCACGCGTCCGCCGGCGCTGACCACGCGGCCTTCCGCATCCAGTGCCGTCCCGGCATGGAAGACCTTGGCCGTCGCGGGCACTTCATCCAGTCCGACGATCACCTCGCCGGTCCGCGGCGTGTCCGGATACGGCGCGGCGGCCATCACCACGCCCAGCGACGGCCGCGGGTCCCACTGCGCCTCCGTCGCGTCGAGCCGGCCGTCGATCGCCGCTTCCACCAGGTTCACCAGGTCCGACTGCAGGCGCAGCATCACCGGCTGCGTTTCCGGATCGCCGAAGCGCACGTTGAATTCGATGACCTTCGGCGCACCGCTGGCATCGATCATCAGGCCGGCATACAGGAAGCCGGTGAACGGCACGCCATCGGCGATCATGCCCTGCACGGTGGGGTTGACCACCTCGCGCATGACCCGCGCATGCACCTCGGGCGTCACCACGGGCGCGGGCGAATAGGCGCCCATGCCACCGGTGTTGGGCCCGGTGTCGCCGTCGCCGACGCGCTTGTGGTCCTGGCTGGTGGCCATCGGCAGCGCGGTGGCGCCATCGACCATCGAGATGAAACTGGCCTCCTCGCCCTCCAGGAATTCCTCGATCACCACGCGCGCGCCGGCATCGC belongs to Pseudoxanthomonas sp. F37 and includes:
- the nudC gene encoding NAD(+) diphosphatase, with product MLAPPVPLAGFAFAGDTLDRADALRDDAEALARLWPSARVLLLDEEGRALADGAGMRFPVSGATLGGGPGASLFLGLKDGMAWFAADARHHPVDAPSRIDLRRAAAAWSAFDAGVFAMARALLHWQSATRFCSACGGAITFRRAGYIAHCTHCGKDHYPRVDPAVIVAVSDGERLLLGRQAAWPPRRYSVVAGFVEPGETLEQTVVREVLEETQVRVRHCRYLGSQPWPFPGALMLGFSAVAEADPPQVDGELEDARWFTFDEIDAALAREGNDDGAGLLLSPSISIARALIEHWHAGMRACRVDAPTLAETGH
- the ampE gene encoding regulatory signaling modulator protein AmpE gives rise to the protein MSITLVAVVLALVLGHVAPSLVAAFRQYAWYDAWLRWLGEGGRDSAGFQGGRYGIALALAPVLLVVALLQWLLDGPLYGLIGLLFDIVVLVYAWGPRDLDVDVEAIIDAHDAPTRRAAIARLGLTGEAAALDGPALVEAVFANALRRWFGVLFWFLLLGPAGALLYRLSSLAVDGESASELPEQTRAGARALLTALDWPVAQLMTLAMALVGNFDTVFSAWREAGGARLRLDTGFLGSVARASVRGELAEEAEEYAEEGMVQAMRELPELRDAMSLVWRILLLWLAVLAVFVIGGWVG
- a CDS encoding CD225/dispanin family protein, with the protein product MNTSPSYVPNNLVWAILSTLFCCLPLGIVSIVFAAQVNGKLAAGDVAGAQEASDKAKKWAMWSAIAGVSLVVLYIIFIFAMGGMAALSQ
- a CDS encoding DUF2752 domain-containing protein — translated: MTSLRAPHYLALTAAALAAAVGVWLLREFDPNAAHSPFPGCMFRALTGYFCVGCGLTRALHALVHGDLARAFTMNPLAMLLLPAIPMMIAHGQGWRPRTLEPVMRVLLAPRFWLVLLPAYWIARNLPWFPFSMLAPG
- a CDS encoding CD225/dispanin family protein, whose amino-acid sequence is MSAVPPMPSTAAPGNVPNHLAWAIVSTVLATCLCCPLGLIGIVAIVFSTQVNSKLNQGDLEGAQRASANAKTWCWVATAFAIIGLLINIAMFATGGMEQYMMMMEQIQQSQ
- a CDS encoding CD225/dispanin family protein, with protein sequence MSAVPPVTPGPYVPNHLVWAILSTLFCCLPLGIVSIVFAAQVDGKRAAGDLAGAQEASRKALNWAIASALIAPILIALWFFLFGGLALLGGLSGM
- a CDS encoding MFS transporter, with protein sequence MSGYSQFSLLTQRRFLPYFTVQALGAFNDNVYRQAIIGLLIFLGASTEDRALYAIVAPAIFILPYFLFSAIAGQIAEKLEKQRLIVITTTMEIVIMSLAAVGFLLQNLPLLLVALFCTGVQSTLFGPVKYSVLPAILKPEELTGGNGLVEMGTSISILCGMIAGGMIFQVAGAHGPQAAAIAIVLLAVLGNVLSRMIPRMDAGAPDLKVHWNPIPESLAVLRMAKQQLAVRNAILGVSWFWFFGTLLTSQLPTYAQLHLGGPADSATLYVFALALFSIGTGVGSLLCEKLSGRTVEIGLVPVGAFGMSAFLLDLYFARPGLAPVGGLELAQFVRQPGSARLIVDLLGIGLFTGIFVVPLFALIQSRTHASQMARVFAALNIQNSGFIVLAALAGLALQRGLGWSSPQMFLALAIANAVVAVWIFTIVPEFLMRFLSWLLVRTLYRLRLHGIEKNVPDEGPALLVCNHVSYMDALILAATIPRPVRFVMYYRIFNIPVMSWIFRTAKAIPIAGAKEDPELMRRAFEEIDAALAAGEIVGIFPEGALTKDGQIAAFKSGVEKILERRPVPVVPMALKGMWASMWSRRDTRLGRMRVPRRFRAHVEVMAGEPMDGATATADALEARVRALRGDAA
- a CDS encoding NADH:flavin oxidoreductase/NADH oxidase; translation: MSLLFSPLDFGPLRLSNRIVIAPMCQYSAEDGRATDWHAFHWPNLAQSGAGLAIVEATAVLPEGRISWADLGLWDDTTEAAFARALAATRRYSKMPLGVQLAHAGRKASTHRPWEHGGAQIAPQAPHGWQTVSASPLPYGAGQHPPLALDQAGIDAVIAAFAASARRAARLGLDLVEIHAAHGYLLHQFLSPLANQRDDAYGGPLENRMRLLLQVFDAVKAAVPASMAVGVRISATDWVDGGWDLAQSLVLAKALQARGSHFIHVSSGGLHPAQKIEPAPGYQVPFAEAIKREVDVPVIAVGLITTPQQAEAILQQAQADAIGIARGILYDPRWPWHAAAALGERIAIAPQYLRSAPREYAASFVQAP
- the purD gene encoding phosphoribosylamine--glycine ligase — encoded protein: MKVLVIGSGGREHALAWKLAQSPRVDEVIVAPGNAGTATEAKCRNVAIKVTDIDGLLALAQQEGVGLTVVGPEVPLVAGVVDRFRAAGQRIFGPTAAAAQLEGSKAFAKDFLARHGIPTAFYAVHTDVDAALAYIREKGAPIVVKADGLAAGKGVIVAMTLDEAEAAVRDMLSGNAFGDAGARVVIEEFLEGEEASFISMVDGATALPMATSQDHKRVGDGDTGPNTGGMGAYSPAPVVTPEVHARVMREVVNPTVQGMIADGVPFTGFLYAGLMIDASGAPKVIEFNVRFGDPETQPVMLRLQSDLVNLVEAAIDGRLDATEAQWDPRPSLGVVMAAAPYPDTPRTGEVIVGLDEVPATAKVFHAGTALDAEGRVVSAGGRVLCVAALGGSVSEAQRNAYAGVAKVRWTHEFHRTDIGWRAIARERADA